From the Pedobacter cryoconitis genome, one window contains:
- the traJ gene encoding conjugative transposon protein TraJ, with protein MKNTIVFTVVIVSLLLPFSSMAQGVGEYVGGLQKVLDGVYYEMIPLCSDLTSMARGIAGFGAIFYIGNRVWRNIANAEAIDFYPLMRPFALGLAILLYPSVLGVMNGILNPTISATASMVEKSDVTIKALLKRKELELKKTDKWKFLVGEDGFGDRKEWYKYTHPDDKKGDKEGWLASIGNNMRFWLDKQDYKMRQGFKTFLSEVLQVVYYAASLCLNTIRTFMLIVLAILGPFVLGFSVFDGLNHTLSVWIARYINIFLWLPIANIFGAILGKIQQNMIKLDIAEVQKSGDTSFSSADTAYLVFLIIGIAGYLCVPTVANFIIHAGGGNSILTKVNSMAGTSINMGQSVGARSLAGASAGAGMIVDRFDDARRNLANGMAEASGQDYFKDKLSGK; from the coding sequence ATGAAAAACACAATAGTATTTACCGTTGTGATCGTATCACTTTTATTGCCTTTTAGCTCAATGGCTCAGGGAGTAGGTGAATATGTAGGCGGTTTACAAAAAGTCTTAGATGGGGTTTATTATGAAATGATCCCACTATGTTCTGATCTTACCTCTATGGCTAGAGGAATAGCTGGATTTGGTGCCATCTTTTATATTGGTAATCGTGTGTGGCGCAACATTGCGAACGCCGAGGCAATAGACTTTTATCCTTTAATGCGTCCTTTCGCTCTTGGTCTTGCTATTCTTCTTTATCCGTCTGTTCTCGGTGTAATGAATGGGATACTTAATCCTACAATCTCAGCCACAGCTTCTATGGTAGAAAAGAGCGATGTTACTATAAAAGCTCTCTTAAAGCGAAAAGAACTCGAATTGAAAAAAACCGATAAATGGAAGTTCCTAGTAGGCGAGGATGGATTTGGAGATCGGAAAGAATGGTACAAGTATACCCATCCCGATGACAAGAAGGGCGACAAAGAGGGATGGTTAGCTTCTATTGGGAATAATATGCGGTTTTGGCTTGATAAGCAAGATTACAAAATGCGACAAGGATTTAAGACTTTTTTAAGTGAGGTTTTACAAGTGGTTTATTATGCTGCCTCGCTTTGCCTCAACACTATCCGAACTTTTATGCTCATTGTTCTTGCCATTCTTGGCCCGTTTGTATTGGGGTTTTCAGTTTTTGACGGCCTCAACCATACGTTATCTGTTTGGATCGCCAGATACATTAATATTTTCTTATGGCTTCCTATAGCTAACATCTTTGGGGCAATCTTAGGTAAAATACAGCAAAATATGATCAAGCTGGATATTGCTGAGGTACAAAAATCTGGAGATACTTCATTTAGTAGTGCGGATACAGCATACCTGGTCTTTTTGATCATTGGGATTGCCGGATATCTATGTGTTCCAACTGTAGCCAACTTTATTATACATGCAGGAGGTGGAAATTCAATTTTAACAAAAGTTAATTCCATGGCTGGTACCTCTATAAATATGGGGCAGAGTGTCGGTGCAAGAAGTTTAGCGGGAGCCAGTGCAGGAGCAGGAATGATCGTTGACCGTTTTGACGATGCAAGGAGAAATCTTGCTAATGGAATGGCCGAAGCATCAGGGCAGGATTACTTTAAAGACAAACTTTCAGGCAAATAA
- a CDS encoding TerB family tellurite resistance protein: protein MKLIKSNLKILLLLIFCLIGSQSRAQSTEVQQLLLNVEKLSQLKNILSDMKKGYSIVSGGYNAIRNISQGNFSLHEVFLDGLMLVSPEVKKYRRVVDIITYQKRILSEYKNAFRQFKSTNNFNPLEIEYLGRVYKQLFDQSMENLDQLTMIITSSKLRMSDDERLRAIDKIFLDTEDKLIFLRNFNNQALSLSLQRESQRKDIAGTLDLYP, encoded by the coding sequence ATGAAATTAATTAAATCCAATCTCAAAATATTGCTTTTGCTGATCTTTTGCCTGATCGGATCACAAAGCCGTGCACAATCTACCGAAGTACAACAGCTCCTTTTGAACGTAGAGAAATTAAGCCAGCTAAAAAATATCCTCAGTGATATGAAAAAGGGATATTCTATTGTTTCAGGTGGTTATAATGCCATTAGAAATATTTCTCAGGGCAACTTCTCTTTACACGAGGTTTTTCTTGACGGACTGATGCTGGTAAGCCCCGAAGTGAAAAAATACCGTAGAGTAGTCGATATTATAACCTATCAAAAGCGTATCCTTTCAGAATATAAGAATGCTTTCAGGCAGTTCAAAAGCACCAATAATTTCAACCCCTTAGAAATTGAGTATTTAGGTAGGGTTTACAAGCAACTATTTGATCAGAGTATGGAAAACCTTGATCAACTGACAATGATCATTACCTCTTCAAAATTAAGAATGAGTGATGATGAACGTCTGCGAGCAATCGATAAAATATTTTTAGATACAGAAGATAAGCTCATTTTCTTGCGAAATTTCAATAACCAGGCACTTTCACTTTCGCTTCAGCGCGAATCTCAAAGAAAAGACATTGCCGGGACTCTGGATTTATACCCTTAA
- the traK gene encoding conjugative transposon protein TraK, with amino-acid sequence MFSQFRNIDTAFKHIKRFSIFLIIANAITICFTIYNNNRIIDKAYQKIFVLYNGKVLEAVASDRKSNLPVELRDHVKTFHHYFFDLSPDDKAIRASINKSLYLADESAKKQYDNLRESGYYNNLISANISQEITPDSIKLDVNVYPYQFTCYATQKLRRSSGTTLRKLVTQGFIDDIKNQTDDNPHGFLIRNWEILENRDLPPKF; translated from the coding sequence ATGTTCAGCCAATTCAGGAATATCGACACTGCTTTCAAACACATCAAAAGATTCAGCATCTTTTTAATAATTGCAAATGCAATTACTATCTGCTTTACCATCTATAACAATAACCGAATTATTGATAAAGCATATCAAAAGATATTTGTATTGTATAATGGTAAAGTACTCGAAGCAGTAGCTTCAGATAGAAAGAGCAATCTACCAGTAGAGCTGCGGGATCACGTCAAGACATTTCATCATTATTTTTTTGATCTAAGTCCCGACGATAAAGCAATTCGGGCATCGATCAATAAATCCCTTTACCTAGCCGATGAATCAGCTAAAAAGCAGTATGACAATTTGCGGGAATCTGGTTATTATAATAATCTCATTTCTGCTAACATTAGCCAGGAAATTACACCGGATAGCATCAAATTGGATGTAAACGTATATCCCTATCAATTTACTTGTTATGCTACCCAAAAGTTAAGGAGGTCTAGCGGCACGACGCTTCGTAAGCTAGTAACCCAAGGTTTTATTGACGATATCAAAAATCAGACAGATGATAATCCACACGGATTTCTAATCCGAAATTGGGAGATTCTGGAAAACAGGGACTTACCCCCTAAATTTTAA
- the traM gene encoding conjugative transposon protein TraM: METKKRMTTGKILLFLPVLIIPLLAFTFSYLGGGKSATGLNQQNVKAGMNTNLPDANINKDEPKDKLGFYDLADNDSSGHNKSGSIQDVAGRLGFTAESTQPQTKEINAKLEALNKEINKPVETGYKSSSFQQGVQGSSIKNDVDRLENLMKTMQNNKTEDPEMTQLNGLMQNILDIQHPERVQQKYKNQPVITDSIFKAIPATIADNKKAVQGATVKVILQDTMRINGMLIPKGHALFGACQIVNQRLLLDIKLIRLGTSIIPVNLSVYSLDGMIGIDAPEAMFGDALNSGTDNAIRGMGFGFDQTLVTQVAGAGIEAAKGLVSKKLRNVKVKLQAGKAILLRNNDLKVR, from the coding sequence ATGGAAACTAAAAAACGAATGACCACAGGAAAAATATTACTATTTCTCCCGGTTTTGATTATCCCTTTACTTGCTTTTACATTTTCCTACTTAGGCGGTGGTAAAAGTGCTACCGGCCTTAACCAGCAAAATGTTAAAGCTGGAATGAATACCAATTTACCTGATGCAAATATTAACAAGGACGAACCCAAGGACAAATTAGGCTTCTACGACTTGGCTGATAACGATTCTTCTGGTCATAATAAATCTGGTAGTATTCAGGATGTTGCAGGACGCTTGGGATTTACTGCTGAATCAACCCAGCCGCAGACTAAAGAAATTAATGCAAAACTCGAAGCATTGAACAAAGAAATTAATAAGCCTGTAGAAACTGGTTACAAATCGAGTTCATTTCAGCAAGGTGTACAGGGATCATCGATTAAAAATGATGTTGATCGGTTGGAAAACCTAATGAAGACCATGCAGAACAATAAAACCGAAGATCCTGAAATGACCCAGCTTAATGGACTGATGCAAAATATACTTGATATTCAGCATCCAGAGCGTGTTCAGCAGAAATACAAAAATCAGCCTGTTATTACTGACAGTATTTTTAAAGCTATTCCAGCGACAATTGCTGACAATAAAAAAGCTGTACAAGGAGCTACCGTTAAAGTCATCCTGCAAGATACGATGCGTATAAACGGTATGTTGATCCCAAAAGGTCATGCACTTTTTGGGGCTTGCCAAATTGTTAACCAGCGATTACTACTTGATATCAAGCTGATCAGGTTAGGTACTTCTATCATTCCAGTAAACCTTTCTGTATATAGCTTAGACGGGATGATTGGTATTGATGCCCCCGAAGCGATGTTTGGCGATGCACTTAATAGTGGTACTGATAATGCTATTCGTGGGATGGGCTTTGGTTTTGATCAAACACTCGTTACCCAAGTCGCTGGTGCTGGAATAGAAGCGGCAAAAGGTTTGGTGAGTAAGAAATTGCGAAATGTCAAGGTAAAGCTCCAGGCAGGCAAAGCTATCCTTTTACGTAATAACGATTTAAAAGTACGTTAA
- a CDS encoding histone H1 gives MENFKVLKELVLSLEKDANAFFTKGNKTAGTRLRIALQKSKSLAQNIRNEVSAKKNSK, from the coding sequence ATGGAAAATTTCAAAGTATTAAAAGAATTGGTATTATCCTTAGAAAAGGATGCTAACGCTTTCTTTACAAAAGGCAATAAGACCGCAGGTACCAGGTTACGTATTGCTTTACAAAAGAGTAAATCTTTGGCACAGAACATTAGAAATGAAGTTTCTGCCAAAAAGAACTCCAAATAA